Proteins co-encoded in one Amphritea atlantica genomic window:
- a CDS encoding HAD-IA family hydrolase, translating into MIKCITFDLDDTLWAVDPVIVEANKTLYRWLSDNAALFVKCYQLRDFEHLKQKALANFPGISHSVTQIRLKQLEIGLLDAGYPQAQAEALAHQAFEVFIEARNQVELFEHARAMLEQLKQSGYLIGALSNGNADVRRVGLGDLFDFALNADGVGKEKPHPLMFELMLHQQQLRPEQVIHIGDNPHHDIVGARNAGLWTIWVNRVQQAWPEGDPADRNVTCLSEIPDKVAEIAALSDHRATL; encoded by the coding sequence ATGATTAAATGTATTACCTTCGATCTGGATGATACGCTCTGGGCGGTTGACCCGGTGATCGTTGAAGCAAACAAGACGCTGTACCGCTGGCTCAGTGATAATGCAGCGCTGTTTGTAAAATGTTACCAGTTACGGGATTTTGAACATCTGAAGCAAAAGGCGTTGGCGAATTTTCCCGGAATTAGTCACAGCGTGACCCAGATCCGGCTGAAACAGCTGGAAATTGGCCTGTTGGATGCGGGTTATCCTCAGGCGCAGGCGGAGGCACTGGCGCATCAGGCGTTTGAAGTGTTTATCGAAGCGCGCAACCAGGTTGAGTTGTTTGAACATGCACGGGCGATGCTGGAACAGTTGAAACAGTCCGGCTATCTGATCGGTGCGCTGAGTAATGGTAATGCCGATGTGCGTCGGGTTGGTCTGGGGGATCTGTTTGATTTTGCCCTGAATGCCGACGGCGTAGGCAAAGAGAAACCTCATCCGTTAATGTTTGAGCTGATGCTGCATCAGCAGCAGCTGAGGCCTGAGCAGGTAATTCATATTGGCGATAATCCCCATCATGATATTGTGGGGGCGCGCAATGCCGGACTCTGGACTATCTGGGTCAACCGGGTTCAGCAGGCGTGGCCAGAGGGTGATCCGGCAGATCGTAATGTCACCTGCCTGAGCGAAATCCCGGATAAAGTGGCGGAAATAGCCGCACTTTCTGATCACCGGGCAACTCTTTAG
- a CDS encoding helix-turn-helix domain-containing protein — protein MQGSNLTLDLRSYSAETDNHLHDYHQLVLPVSGQLDIAVGRQRGLVDSDRAAIISAGQEHGFSGSEDNCFVVADIPASLAPEFEQLPAFIHLHPTLIQYVRFLHQQLQQHSSVNSQRQMLLLLIQLLQEQCGKSPRLDRRIAVAQDYLDQRFDSAVSIAQLAQVANLSTRQLSELFRKQLGMTPHQYLIEKRMQRAWQLLEQGNLSIQQVADAVGYTSLAAFSDRFRKHFAIPPSYFRRSGK, from the coding sequence ATGCAAGGCAGCAACCTGACACTTGATCTGCGCAGTTACAGCGCCGAAACCGATAACCATCTGCATGACTACCATCAACTGGTATTGCCGGTCAGCGGGCAGCTGGATATCGCGGTGGGCAGGCAGCGCGGGCTGGTCGATTCAGACCGGGCGGCCATCATCAGTGCAGGACAGGAACACGGCTTTTCAGGGTCTGAAGACAACTGTTTTGTGGTCGCAGATATTCCCGCATCACTGGCCCCGGAGTTCGAGCAGTTACCGGCATTTATCCACCTGCATCCGACACTCATTCAGTATGTGCGCTTTCTTCACCAACAGCTGCAACAGCACAGTTCAGTCAACAGCCAACGACAGATGCTGCTGTTATTAATTCAGTTACTCCAGGAGCAATGCGGCAAATCGCCTCGGCTGGATCGCCGCATTGCAGTGGCTCAGGACTATCTTGATCAGCGCTTCGATTCAGCCGTCAGTATTGCTCAGCTGGCACAAGTGGCTAATCTGAGCACCCGCCAGCTGAGTGAACTGTTTCGCAAACAACTGGGGATGACTCCCCATCAATACCTGATCGAAAAGCGGATGCAGCGGGCCTGGCAGCTACTGGAGCAGGGCAACCTGAGCATTCAGCAGGTAGCTGATGCGGTAGGTTACACTAGTCTGGCAGCGTTCAGTGATCGCTTTCGCAAACATTTTGCGATTCCGCCCAGCTACTTCCGCCGTTCCGGCAAATAA
- a CDS encoding MaoC family dehydratase encodes MHELHGYYLEDLDVGMTASYAKTVTEADVILFAGVSGDDNPVHINAEYAEQTMFGQRIVHGMFSAALISAVLGTRMPGPGAIYVDQQLKFKAPVHIGDTVVATAKVLEINEARRRVVLETVCTVRGKVVAAGVATNMVDRRPV; translated from the coding sequence ATGCACGAGCTACATGGTTACTACCTTGAGGATCTGGACGTGGGCATGACCGCCAGTTATGCCAAAACGGTCACTGAGGCTGACGTGATTCTGTTTGCCGGGGTTTCCGGTGATGACAACCCTGTCCATATCAATGCGGAGTATGCAGAGCAGACGATGTTTGGTCAGCGTATTGTTCACGGCATGTTCAGTGCCGCCCTGATCTCTGCGGTGCTGGGAACCCGGATGCCGGGACCGGGGGCGATATATGTCGATCAGCAGCTTAAGTTCAAGGCACCGGTTCATATTGGCGATACCGTGGTGGCGACAGCGAAGGTTCTGGAGATCAATGAGGCGCGTCGCCGGGTTGTGCTGGAAACTGTTTGCACCGTCAGAGGTAAGGTTGTCGCTGCCGGTGTTGCAACCAACATGGTCGATCGTCGTCCCGTTTGA
- a CDS encoding acyl-CoA synthetase, translating into MENNNNPYNMGLAQNSANFSALSPVGFIERAASVYPEHTAVIYGDLRRSWRETYERCLRLASALQQRGIGEGDTVAAVLPNIPEMLELHFAIPMLGAVLNTQNTRLDAETIGFMLDHGQAQVVITDREFSDTVGKALKMCQQQPLVVDVDDIQFSGGELLGSLTYEQLLNEGDEHFSWQPPADEWQAIALNYTSGTTGNPKGVVYHHRGAYLNSLSNILGQNLPPHAVYLWTLPMFHCNGWCYPWAVTAVAGTHVCLRHLQAERIFAAIQTNGVTHFCGAPVVLNMLLNAAPQTRPLVDHPVTVTTGGAAPPASIIAGMEALGVQVVHAYGLTETYGPSVFCCYQQAWDELSLEQRAAKMARQGVRAPGMAELMVADPLTLEPVARDGTVMGEVMMRGNTMMKGYLRNPSASADAFSGGWFHTGDLAVWHADGYIEVKDRSKDVIISGGENISTIEVEDVLYRHPAILEAAVVAQADDHWGEVPCAVVTLKPGEALDAQSIIDFCRDKMAHYKCPKRVVFAELPKTSTGKVQKYALRQMLQP; encoded by the coding sequence ATGGAAAACAACAATAATCCGTACAACATGGGGTTGGCGCAGAACAGTGCCAACTTTAGCGCACTCAGCCCGGTGGGATTTATCGAACGGGCAGCGAGTGTCTATCCTGAGCATACCGCCGTGATCTATGGTGACCTGAGGCGTAGCTGGCGTGAAACCTATGAACGCTGCCTCAGGCTGGCTTCGGCTCTGCAGCAACGAGGCATTGGTGAGGGGGATACCGTTGCTGCAGTGTTACCCAATATACCGGAGATGCTGGAACTGCATTTTGCCATACCGATGCTCGGGGCTGTGCTGAATACCCAGAATACCCGGCTGGATGCCGAAACCATCGGCTTTATGCTTGATCATGGCCAGGCGCAGGTGGTTATTACCGATCGGGAATTTTCCGATACAGTGGGTAAGGCGCTGAAAATGTGTCAGCAACAGCCATTGGTAGTGGATGTAGATGATATTCAGTTCAGTGGGGGAGAGCTGCTGGGTTCATTGACCTATGAGCAGCTGCTGAACGAAGGTGATGAGCATTTCAGTTGGCAGCCTCCGGCAGATGAGTGGCAGGCAATCGCTCTGAACTATACCTCCGGAACTACCGGTAATCCCAAGGGGGTGGTGTATCATCACCGCGGCGCCTACCTCAATTCCCTGAGTAATATCCTCGGACAGAATTTGCCCCCCCACGCGGTTTACCTTTGGACTCTGCCGATGTTCCACTGCAACGGCTGGTGTTATCCCTGGGCGGTTACCGCGGTTGCCGGTACCCACGTGTGTCTTCGGCATCTGCAGGCAGAGCGGATTTTCGCGGCGATTCAGACTAACGGCGTGACCCATTTCTGCGGTGCGCCGGTGGTATTAAATATGCTGCTTAATGCCGCCCCACAAACCCGCCCGCTGGTGGATCACCCGGTAACCGTCACGACCGGTGGCGCCGCGCCGCCAGCGTCGATTATTGCGGGGATGGAAGCGCTGGGTGTCCAGGTGGTACACGCCTACGGCCTGACCGAAACCTATGGTCCGAGCGTGTTCTGCTGTTATCAGCAGGCGTGGGATGAACTGTCACTGGAACAGCGGGCGGCGAAGATGGCCCGTCAGGGTGTCAGGGCACCGGGGATGGCGGAACTGATGGTGGCTGATCCGCTGACGCTGGAGCCGGTAGCCAGAGATGGCACGGTGATGGGCGAAGTGATGATGCGGGGTAACACCATGATGAAGGGCTATCTGCGGAATCCTTCCGCTTCTGCAGACGCGTTCAGTGGCGGCTGGTTCCACACTGGTGATCTGGCCGTCTGGCACGCCGATGGCTATATCGAAGTGAAGGACCGCTCTAAAGATGTCATTATTTCCGGAGGGGAGAACATCTCCACGATTGAAGTAGAAGATGTGCTGTATCGTCATCCGGCCATTCTGGAAGCGGCAGTCGTGGCACAAGCGGATGATCACTGGGGCGAAGTGCCTTGTGCAGTGGTCACATTGAAACCTGGTGAGGCGCTGGACGCCCAGAGCATTATTGACTTCTGTCGCGATAAGATGGCCCACTATAAATGTCCTAAACGCGTGGTATTTGCCGAGTTGCCAAAAACCTCCACGGGTAAAGTGCAAAAGTATGCTTTGCGGCAGATGTTACAGCCTTAA
- a CDS encoding PAS domain S-box protein yields the protein MLMGPFEESIVKQSRLQKRPVAIPADEAERNRLLAEMAEQSTDMISRHTPEEWRFIYVSPAVTHLLGYSVEEIIGMSAYELYHPDDVEDFKRRSPSVSYDQGLYTHTYRFRCKDGHYTWLESTSRSIRDPDTDELLEILVVSRDVSQRINAEQASRRLARVLEYSSDLVAFVTPDHRVTQLNEAARETLGLELSAHQPLSLARLFTPESYALLQQQALPVANEAGRWRGEAEMYSHGQQCTIPVMLEVLAHRSLDDRLEYFSTVARDMTVVKEAEAKKRQYQFEIDHAARLITMGEMATGLAHEINQPLTAVVNYVRGIQRRMEKDCNAPMVQIAEPLERIGSTALRAGEIVHRMMDFTRKTDPRWEMLELPPLVDELIRFCVSNANRHHVRLRNRLPADLPKVWGDRIQLEQILLNLILNGIEACDQKEDQGVPEVWLEASMKKPDQVIISVLDQGAGLPVEDPEQLFGAFFTTKADGLGMGLAISRTLIERHGGQLRAANRPEGGAVFSFNLSTR from the coding sequence ATGTTAATGGGTCCGTTCGAGGAAAGTATAGTGAAACAGTCCCGGCTACAAAAGCGCCCGGTAGCAATCCCCGCCGATGAGGCCGAACGTAATCGTTTGCTGGCGGAGATGGCAGAGCAGTCGACCGATATGATCTCCCGACATACTCCGGAAGAGTGGCGTTTTATCTATGTCTCCCCCGCGGTAACCCACCTGCTGGGCTACAGTGTGGAAGAGATTATCGGGATGTCTGCCTACGAGCTTTACCATCCCGATGATGTGGAGGATTTCAAGCGCCGCTCGCCCAGCGTCAGTTATGATCAGGGACTCTACACCCATACGTATCGTTTTCGCTGCAAGGATGGCCATTATACCTGGCTGGAAAGTACCAGCCGTTCTATTCGTGACCCGGACACCGATGAGTTGCTGGAGATTCTGGTGGTGTCCCGTGACGTCAGTCAGCGTATCAATGCAGAACAGGCCAGCCGTCGCCTGGCCCGGGTGCTTGAATACAGTAGTGATCTGGTTGCCTTCGTGACTCCGGATCACCGGGTGACCCAGCTTAACGAGGCGGCTCGCGAGACTTTGGGACTGGAGCTTTCTGCCCATCAGCCCCTGTCCCTGGCACGTCTGTTTACGCCAGAGAGTTATGCTCTGTTGCAGCAGCAGGCGTTGCCTGTTGCCAATGAAGCAGGACGCTGGCGAGGCGAAGCAGAGATGTACAGCCATGGTCAGCAGTGCACTATCCCGGTGATGCTGGAGGTGCTGGCCCACCGATCTCTGGATGACAGACTGGAGTATTTTTCGACTGTCGCAAGGGATATGACGGTTGTGAAAGAGGCGGAAGCAAAAAAGCGGCAGTATCAGTTCGAGATCGATCACGCTGCGCGGCTCATTACGATGGGAGAGATGGCCACCGGTCTGGCCCACGAAATTAATCAGCCGCTGACCGCAGTGGTTAACTACGTGAGGGGCATCCAGCGGCGGATGGAGAAAGATTGTAATGCGCCGATGGTACAGATCGCTGAGCCGTTGGAACGGATTGGCAGTACTGCGCTTAGAGCCGGTGAGATCGTCCACCGGATGATGGATTTTACCCGCAAAACTGATCCGCGCTGGGAGATGCTGGAGTTGCCGCCATTGGTAGATGAGCTCATCAGGTTCTGTGTCAGTAATGCTAACCGGCACCATGTGCGGCTGCGCAACCGGTTGCCGGCAGACCTACCGAAGGTCTGGGGCGACCGGATTCAGCTGGAGCAGATATTATTGAACCTGATCCTGAATGGTATTGAGGCTTGCGATCAAAAAGAGGATCAGGGAGTACCAGAGGTTTGGCTTGAAGCTTCAATGAAAAAACCGGATCAGGTTATAATCAGTGTCCTTGATCAGGGGGCCGGACTCCCTGTAGAGGATCCGGAACAGCTGTTCGGAGCGTTTTTTACTACCAAAGCCGATGGTCTGGGGATGGGGCTGGCGATCAGCCGCACCCTGATAGAGCGCCATGGTGGTCAGCTGAGGGCAGCTAACCGGCCAGAAGGAGGCGCTGTATTCAGCTTCAATTTAAGCACCCGCTAA
- a CDS encoding malonyl-CoA decarboxylase, giving the protein MPVRNYPQPPSDSSLLERTLRRLRHLWREPRGSSQLPPLQLNPQLDAEDIDKLAGWIDACLSKGGDSVTARNRAATLGRNYLELSKQGRLRFLILLAERYDLDQQAVEQSFRQWSEASPEQKHWADQALRDALDPPRLKLLTQFSSLPEGVRFLVDMRADLLQLKREHPQLKGLEADLKRLLISWFDIGLLQIEQLSWQTSAEILEKLIAYEAVHAIQSWEDLKNRLDSDRRCFAFFHPSMPAEPLIFIEVALVQGLADNVQQLLDQAAPALEPEQADTAIFYSISNAQPGLAGISFGNFLIKRVVGLLQHDLPGLRQFSTLSPIPGFCRWLEQQDDSSLSQLPGGEFWRQLPQPRITPDSLAREGCRHALLQLVAHYLYRVTGRGNDCKDPVAHFHLSNGARIEQLNWLADSSERGMKQSAGLMVNYLYQLPEIENRSQKYILNGERAIAPSLKNRLKPQK; this is encoded by the coding sequence ATGCCCGTCAGAAATTATCCACAACCCCCTTCCGACAGCTCTTTACTGGAGCGCACATTGCGGCGGCTGAGACATTTATGGCGCGAACCACGGGGCAGCAGCCAATTACCCCCTCTGCAGCTGAATCCGCAATTGGACGCTGAGGATATTGACAAACTGGCCGGCTGGATCGACGCCTGTCTCAGCAAAGGCGGTGACAGTGTCACCGCCAGAAACCGGGCGGCAACCCTGGGAAGGAATTATCTCGAGTTGAGCAAGCAAGGACGTCTGCGTTTCCTGATCCTGCTGGCGGAGCGTTACGATCTCGATCAGCAAGCGGTTGAACAGAGCTTCCGCCAGTGGAGTGAAGCCAGCCCGGAACAGAAACATTGGGCCGATCAGGCCCTGAGGGATGCTCTGGACCCACCCAGGCTTAAGCTGCTAACCCAATTCAGCAGCCTGCCGGAAGGCGTCAGATTTCTGGTGGATATGCGGGCGGACCTGCTACAGCTGAAACGAGAGCACCCGCAACTCAAAGGACTGGAAGCCGATCTGAAACGACTGTTAATCAGTTGGTTCGATATCGGTTTACTGCAAATTGAGCAGCTCAGCTGGCAGACCAGCGCAGAGATACTGGAAAAGTTGATCGCGTATGAGGCCGTACATGCTATTCAAAGCTGGGAAGACCTGAAAAACCGGCTTGACTCCGATCGTCGCTGCTTTGCCTTTTTCCACCCCAGCATGCCCGCCGAACCTCTGATTTTTATTGAGGTAGCGCTGGTACAGGGGCTGGCAGATAACGTTCAGCAACTGCTGGATCAGGCGGCCCCGGCACTGGAACCGGAGCAGGCGGATACTGCAATTTTCTATTCAATTTCCAATGCTCAGCCCGGCCTGGCCGGGATCAGCTTCGGGAACTTCCTGATTAAACGAGTGGTAGGGCTGTTACAGCATGATCTGCCGGGACTGCGGCAATTCTCTACCCTATCACCGATACCCGGTTTCTGCCGTTGGCTGGAGCAGCAGGATGACAGCAGCCTGAGCCAGCTTCCCGGAGGGGAATTCTGGCGTCAGCTACCGCAACCACGCATCACTCCAGACAGTCTGGCCCGGGAGGGCTGTCGCCATGCGTTGTTACAACTTGTCGCTCACTACCTCTACCGGGTTACCGGCAGAGGCAATGACTGCAAAGATCCGGTGGCTCATTTTCATCTCAGCAACGGCGCACGGATCGAACAACTTAACTGGCTGGCGGACAGTTCTGAACGGGGAATGAAGCAATCAGCAGGGCTGATGGTTAATTACTTGTATCAGTTACCCGAAATCGAAAATCGCAGCCAGAAATACATTCTCAACGGTGAGCGGGCTATAGCGCCCTCCCTGAAAAACCGACTTAAACCCCAGAAATAA
- a CDS encoding EamA family transporter translates to MSSTIIRATLIGSVSIFLWGTLALLTRLTDGRIPPFQMMAMTFALAFLLMSLNWWRQGHLGLRHLRQPKLAWFLGVGGYFGYHFCYFLAMTKAPAVSVSLIAYLWPLLIVLFASLLPGESLLKRHLLGAVLALYGCWLLIGQGNDGFNPQYLSGYLLALGCAFIWSGYSVLSRLVKQVSTDAAGWFCGATALLALLCHGLWETTVWPASAIQWFGVIGLGLGPVGIAFFTWDYGIKHGNLQLLGVLAYSAPLISALLLVLTGLATADITLLLACLAIVAGSLIAGWQHKPKNKLTTRLSER, encoded by the coding sequence ATGTCGAGCACCATTATCCGGGCAACCCTGATCGGTTCCGTTTCAATCTTTCTCTGGGGCACTCTGGCGCTGCTAACCCGTCTGACCGACGGTCGGATCCCCCCTTTTCAGATGATGGCGATGACCTTTGCTCTGGCGTTTCTGCTAATGTCACTGAACTGGTGGCGACAGGGGCATCTGGGCCTGCGCCACCTGCGACAGCCTAAACTGGCGTGGTTTCTGGGTGTCGGAGGCTATTTCGGTTATCACTTCTGCTACTTTCTTGCCATGACCAAAGCCCCCGCAGTGAGCGTCAGCCTGATCGCCTACCTGTGGCCGCTGCTGATCGTCCTGTTTGCCAGCCTGCTACCAGGAGAAAGCCTGCTGAAACGACACCTGCTGGGGGCCGTACTTGCACTGTATGGCTGCTGGCTGCTTATCGGTCAGGGAAACGATGGCTTCAATCCGCAATACCTCAGCGGCTACCTGTTAGCACTCGGCTGCGCGTTTATCTGGTCCGGTTATTCGGTATTAAGCCGTCTGGTAAAACAGGTTTCCACCGACGCTGCCGGATGGTTTTGCGGTGCCACCGCGCTGCTGGCGTTACTCTGTCACGGATTGTGGGAAACCACAGTGTGGCCGGCATCAGCAATTCAGTGGTTCGGCGTCATCGGTCTGGGCTTAGGGCCGGTCGGTATCGCCTTCTTTACCTGGGATTACGGTATCAAGCATGGCAACCTGCAGTTATTGGGGGTACTGGCCTACTCGGCGCCGCTTATTTCCGCTCTGTTGCTGGTGCTGACAGGCCTCGCGACTGCGGATATCACATTGCTGCTCGCCTGCCTTGCTATAGTCGCCGGCTCGCTGATTGCCGGCTGGCAACATAAACCAAAAAACAAGCTAACGACCCGCCTTTCAGAGCGCTGA
- a CDS encoding hydrolase has protein sequence MLINRDASALLVIDVQARLLPGVHESEQLVKGCRWLMELARLVEVPVLGTEQYPQGVGPTADELKTLLPEEDFIAKTFFSCADSPESSARIDALDREQIVICGMEAHACVMQSALRLQEQGKKVFVVADAISARNPLDTEYAIARMRAEGVKIVTREMVGFEWMVRSDVPEFRDFSMKFLR, from the coding sequence ATGCTGATTAACAGAGATGCGAGTGCGTTACTGGTGATTGATGTTCAGGCCCGGTTGTTGCCCGGAGTCCATGAGAGCGAGCAGTTAGTTAAAGGTTGTCGTTGGCTGATGGAGCTGGCCCGGTTGGTAGAGGTTCCGGTACTGGGGACTGAGCAATATCCACAGGGGGTGGGACCGACTGCGGACGAGTTAAAAACACTGCTGCCGGAGGAGGATTTTATCGCTAAGACATTCTTTTCCTGTGCCGACTCTCCCGAGAGTAGTGCCCGGATTGATGCACTTGACCGGGAGCAGATTGTGATCTGTGGTATGGAAGCGCATGCCTGTGTGATGCAGTCAGCCTTAAGGTTACAGGAGCAGGGTAAAAAGGTGTTTGTCGTGGCTGATGCTATCTCGGCCCGTAATCCGCTTGATACTGAATATGCGATCGCCCGGATGCGGGCTGAAGGGGTGAAAATCGTAACCCGGGAGATGGTGGGATTTGAGTGGATGGTGCGCTCTGATGTGCCGGAATTCCGGGATTTCAGTATGAAATTCTTACGCTAA
- the xerC gene encoding tyrosine recombinase XerC, giving the protein MSSGNVALDGFYTYLSSERQYSRHTLSNYQRDLGRLQDYLQHSTLFPDGKVDWARIEPKHIRNFVAWVHREGLGGKSIQRLLSAIRSFYKYLHREGLVQQNPALGIQAPRSPRRLPQTLDVDQLNQLLESDESETDPLACRDQAILELIYSSGLRLSELVSLDLHSIDWQDASLRVIGKGSKERLLPIGGKAMQALDRWLDLRDNMARPEEMALFVSKRGTRISTRSVQLRIDRRAKMQHTQGKVYPHRLRHSFASHMLESSGDLRAVQELLGHADISTTQIYTHLDFRHLMDVYDKAHPRAHKQSHKKADKDDD; this is encoded by the coding sequence ATGAGCTCAGGCAACGTTGCGCTGGATGGGTTTTATACCTATCTGAGCAGCGAACGGCAGTATTCCCGCCATACCCTCAGTAATTACCAGCGTGATCTGGGCCGGCTGCAGGATTATCTGCAGCACAGCACACTGTTTCCGGATGGAAAGGTGGATTGGGCCCGGATCGAACCGAAACATATCCGTAACTTTGTTGCCTGGGTCCATCGCGAGGGACTGGGGGGCAAAAGTATCCAGCGATTACTCTCTGCGATTCGCAGCTTCTATAAATATCTTCACCGGGAAGGGCTGGTGCAGCAAAACCCTGCGCTGGGTATTCAGGCCCCCAGGAGTCCCCGGCGTTTACCGCAGACGCTGGATGTGGATCAGCTGAATCAGTTGCTGGAGAGTGATGAGAGTGAAACGGATCCGCTAGCGTGCCGTGATCAGGCGATTTTAGAGCTGATCTACTCTTCTGGTCTGCGTTTGTCAGAACTGGTCAGTCTGGATCTGCACAGTATCGACTGGCAGGATGCCAGCCTGCGGGTGATAGGCAAAGGCTCAAAAGAGCGGCTGCTACCGATTGGCGGGAAGGCGATGCAGGCACTGGATCGCTGGCTGGATCTGCGGGATAACATGGCCCGACCGGAAGAGATGGCTCTGTTTGTCAGCAAGCGTGGTACCCGTATCAGCACCCGCAGCGTTCAGTTGCGGATCGACCGCCGGGCAAAGATGCAGCATACTCAGGGCAAGGTCTATCCGCACCGCCTGCGCCACTCGTTTGCCAGTCATATGCTGGAATCCAGTGGTGATCTTCGTGCGGTACAGGAATTGTTGGGGCATGCTGATATTTCCACAACCCAGATCTATACCCATCTTGATTTCAGGCACCTGATGGATGTTTACGATAAAGCCCACCCCCGGGCCCACAAACAGTCACACAAGAAGGCCGATAAAGACGATGATTAA
- the phbB gene encoding acetoacetyl-CoA reductase, with translation MNQRIAVVTGANGGLGESMCIAMCQQGHRVVGGFLPTDEAGAHEWQRRMKSEGYEIALYPLDVTDYDHCCSFISTVEQELGPIDILINNAGITRDAPLKRMLPQQWQAVLRTNLDSMYNMCQPVFEAMCSRGFGRIVNISSLNGEQGQFGQANYSAAKAGIYGFTKAIAKEGASKGVTVNAVSPGFIDTPMVRQIPENVLNAIIAGVPVGRLGQPEEISRAVAFLTAEDAGYITGTNISVNGGAYMS, from the coding sequence ATGAATCAACGAATAGCAGTGGTGACAGGCGCTAATGGTGGCCTGGGTGAAAGTATGTGTATTGCAATGTGTCAACAGGGTCACCGGGTCGTAGGTGGCTTTCTGCCAACGGACGAGGCCGGAGCCCATGAGTGGCAGAGACGGATGAAATCTGAAGGTTATGAGATCGCTCTCTATCCGTTGGATGTTACCGACTACGATCACTGCTGCAGCTTTATCAGCACAGTGGAACAGGAGTTGGGGCCGATCGATATCCTCATCAATAATGCAGGCATCACCCGCGATGCACCCCTGAAACGAATGCTGCCGCAACAGTGGCAGGCGGTGTTACGCACCAATCTGGATTCGATGTACAACATGTGCCAGCCGGTATTTGAGGCTATGTGCAGCCGGGGATTCGGCCGGATTGTAAATATCTCATCCCTGAATGGGGAACAGGGGCAGTTTGGCCAGGCCAACTACTCTGCGGCAAAAGCCGGTATCTACGGTTTTACCAAAGCAATTGCCAAGGAAGGTGCCAGTAAAGGTGTCACTGTAAACGCGGTGTCACCAGGCTTTATTGATACACCAATGGTACGACAGATACCGGAAAACGTACTGAATGCCATTATCGCAGGCGTTCCGGTGGGCCGTCTTGGACAACCGGAGGAGATATCCCGGGCGGTAGCATTCCTGACCGCAGAGGATGCGGGTTATATCACCGGCACTAATATTTCCGTCAATGGTGGCGCGTATATGAGCTAA
- a CDS encoding response regulator transcription factor, which produces MAQQTVYVVDDDADVRDSLQWLLTSVGLQVRTFGNAQDFLDAFEHGSSGCVVMDVRMPGLSGISAQKQLPDYQIDIPLIMISGHGNVDMAVTAMTQGAKTFIEKPFNDQLLLDHVQQALKQDLDKRAGQNQLSQLQERYQSLTKRERQVFEQVVNGLANQEIADLLAINRKTVEGHRANMMAKMAASSLPQLIQMAVSLGLVAGYNG; this is translated from the coding sequence ATGGCGCAACAAACCGTTTATGTCGTCGATGATGATGCTGATGTGCGGGATTCACTGCAGTGGCTACTGACATCGGTTGGCCTGCAGGTCAGGACCTTTGGTAATGCTCAGGATTTTCTTGATGCCTTCGAACATGGCAGTAGCGGTTGCGTGGTGATGGATGTCCGGATGCCTGGGCTGAGTGGTATTAGTGCCCAGAAGCAGTTGCCAGACTATCAGATTGATATTCCCCTGATTATGATTTCCGGCCATGGCAATGTGGATATGGCGGTAACCGCGATGACTCAGGGGGCCAAGACCTTTATCGAAAAACCCTTCAATGACCAGTTGCTGCTGGATCATGTACAGCAGGCGCTGAAACAGGATCTGGACAAACGCGCCGGTCAGAACCAGCTTAGCCAGCTGCAGGAGCGCTATCAGTCGCTGACCAAGCGGGAGCGCCAGGTGTTTGAACAGGTTGTTAATGGACTGGCTAATCAGGAAATTGCTGATCTGCTGGCGATAAACCGCAAAACGGTGGAAGGGCACCGCGCCAATATGATGGCTAAGATGGCCGCTTCGTCTCTGCCTCAGCTGATCCAGATGGCGGTCAGTCTGGGTCTGGTGGCCGGCTATAACGGCTGA